The genome window ATCGCGAAGGAACCGTCGCTGCGCGACGCGCGGCAGGACGTCTACAACCTCAAGCGTGCCCGCTGACGACGCCGAGACGGGATCGGACCCAGGCCGGGGGACGGTACGCGAGGATGATGAGCATCGGGATCGCGAGCCCCAGGACGGCCGACACGATCGGCCACCAGTCGGTCGACGACCACCCCGTCGCGAAGCCGAGGATCGGCGCGGCCCCAAACCACACGATGAACGCGGAGGAGACGAGCGCCACGCGGTATTTCTGCAGGGGGCTTTCGACGCGCCTGTAGAGCGATCCGTAGGCGATGGCCGCGAAGAGGACCGGGCCGAGGATGAGGGCGAGCGCGATCCAGAGGACGCCTCCCGAGGCGGGCGTCGCGTATTCGAGGTTCACGGCGATCGTGCGCTGGTCGAGCGCGACGGGATCGAGGAAGACGACGAGGTAGAGCAGGTAGACGTAGATGACCGCGTGACCCGCGACGACCGGGATCCAGACGCCGCGGCGCCCCGTGTAGAGGTAAAGGAGATAGTAGGTGATGCTCGCGAGCGCGAAAACGAGCGCGAGGATGGACGCGTTCACGAACGCGACGTGGATCGCGAGATCGCTGATCCCGACCGCCGCGATCGCGCGGCGCGCCCCGTCGAGCAGGGTCATGCCCCCGAGGCTGAACCACCAGGCCGCGAAGGCCTTGTTCGCGAGGCTCGCCTCGGGGCTCACCGGCCGCGCAAGCATCAGGAAGCCGACGTAACCGTAAAGGACGCAGGTGGCCGCCGAGAGGGCGGCACCGAAGGCGAGCAGCGCGTCGGTCAAGCCCTCACCCGATGGGGCGGGCGGGGAGGCGTGTCAAGCATGCGCAAGGATGTCTCCTGCCCCGGATCGCTCATCAACCTTCCGGATCCCTCCAGGATCAGGAAAATCTTGCCGCGGCGATCGGTTGCCGGGCAGCTTTGACCGCATTCCGGGTTTATTTATGAAACCCAAAGCTACCGACGGTCGATGACGCTGCCGCTCGTCGCGCCGCGCCGCTCGCCCGCCTCCCGGTGGGCCGCGAGCCTCGCGAAGCACATGTCCCTCATGGAGGTCCTGCCGGAGTCCTACGCTTCGGTCGGTCCCGACGAGCGCGCGCGGCGCATGGCCGCGGCCAAGGCCGCGCTCGGCAAGGACCTCGTGATCCTCGGACACAACTACCAGCAGGACGACGTCATCCGCTGGGCCGACTTCGTCGGAGACTCCTACGGACTGAGCGTCGAGGCCGCCCGCACGGAGGCGAAGCACATCGTCTTCTGCGGCGTCACCTTCATGGCCGAGACGGCGGACATCCTGACGGATGGCCGCCGCAACGTCATCATGCCCAGCATGGAGGCGAGCTGTCCGATGGCCGGCATGGCCGAGATGGTGCAGGTGCAGTCCGCGTGGGACCAGCTCGAGACGGTGCTCGGGCCCGACGCCCTCGTCCCCGTGACGTACATGAATTCCTACGCCGACCTCAAGGCCTTCACGGGCGAGAAGGGCGGCCTCATCTGCACGTCCTCGAACGCCCACAAGGCGATGAAGTGGGCGCTCGACACGGGGAAGAAGGTCGTCTTCCTCCCGGACAAGCACCTCGGCCACAACACCGCCCACCGACTCGGCGTCAAGGATTCCGAGATCGCGCGCTGGAACGCGTGGAACCGCGACTTCGGCGGCCTCACGGAAGAGGCCGTGCGCGACGCGCGCGTCATCCTCTGGGAAGGGTTCTGCCAGGTGCACGACCGTTTCAAGCTCAGTCACGTCGAGGAGATCAAGCGCGAGCACCCGGGCATCCGGATCCTGGTCCATCCCGAATGCCGCCGCGAGGTCGTCGCGGCCGCGGACGCGTTCGGCTCCACGACCGAGATGGCGAAGATCATCGAGGATTCGCCGCCGGGCACGAAGTGGGCCGTGGGCACCGAGATCCACATGGTGCGAAGGCTCGCGAAGGAAAATCCCGACAAGTACGTCGTG of Candidatus Thermoplasmatota archaeon contains these proteins:
- the nadA gene encoding quinolinate synthase NadA, giving the protein MSLMEVLPESYASVGPDERARRMAAAKAALGKDLVILGHNYQQDDVIRWADFVGDSYGLSVEAARTEAKHIVFCGVTFMAETADILTDGRRNVIMPSMEASCPMAGMAEMVQVQSAWDQLETVLGPDALVPVTYMNSYADLKAFTGEKGGLICTSSNAHKAMKWALDTGKKVVFLPDKHLGHNTAHRLGVKDSEIARWNAWNRDFGGLTEEAVRDARVILWEGFCQVHDRFKLSHVEEIKREHPGIRILVHPECRREVVAAADAFGSTTEMAKIIEDSPPGTKWAVGTEIHMVRRLAKENPDKYVVQLCGELCLDCNAMRQVDPNYLLWVTESLAYEGRVINRIATEPEERAGAKLALERMLAL